gccAGAGATGTtcaaatcggattcaagtctgggctctggctgggccacccaaggacattcacagagttgtcctgaagccactcctttgatatcttggctgtgtgcttagggtcgtggtcttgctgaaagatgaacagtcgctcCAGTCGGAGGTCAAGAGCAggatttcatccaggatgtctctgtacattgctgcattcatctttccctctatcccgactcgtctcccagttcctgccgctgaaaaacatccctacagcatgatgctgccaccaccatgctataCTGTAGGGGTGGTACTGGCCTGGTGATTAGCGGTGCCTGGTTCCCTCCAAACATGAcgactggcattcacgccaaagagttccatctttgtctcatcagaccagagaattttttcTCATGGTCCAAGGGTCcttcaggcgggctgccatgtgctttttactaagaagttgcttccatctggccacactatcatacaggcctgattggtaaaTTGCTGCAGAGacggttgtccttctggaaagttctcctttcttcacagaggaatgctgtagctctgagcgTGACCAtcggggttcttggtcacctccctgactagggcccttctcccccgatcgctcagtttagacggccgggcagctctaggaagagtccgggtggttccgaacttcttccatgtatggatgatggaggccactgtgtttattaggaccttcaaagcagctgatatttttctgtacccttccccagatttgtgcctcgagacaatcatgtctcagaggtctacagacaattcctttgacttcatgcttagtttgtgctcagacatgcactgtcaagtgtgggaccttatataggcagGTCTGTGCCTtcacaaatcatgtccaatcaactgaatttaacacaggtggactccaattaggctgtaggaacatctcaaggatgatcagtggaaacaggatgcacctgagctcaattttgagcttcatggcaaaggctgtgaatacttatgtacatgtgatttcttaatttttaataaatgtgcagaaatgtcaaaacacttttttcacattgttattatggggtattgcgtgtagaattttgaggggaaaaaaataatttattccatttaggaataagcctgtaagataacaaaatgtggaaaaagtgaagcgttgagaatactttccagatgcactgtatatgagTGATGGCAGTAGTACCCAGGGGCAGATTAGCCATAGGACtcgccaggaagattcctggtaggccgacgtgtctgtggggcctcttGTGTGTTTTCATGTGGCCCCACATGACAGGAAGCTCACTGCACTCTGTACACTgctttgtccccattcattctgttattccaactctgcagtacagcaactctgccatccagtgatgctgccatggctatatggtatgttatacctcttgtgctgtccATGTCAGCCACTTCTACAAACTTTTACAGGGCCAGTTTTAGTTCCTGATCTGCCCCTGgtcttattatcatcatcatcatcatcctcctttatttatatggcgccacaagggttctgcagcgccgaattacagagtacataaacaaacaggaaaacagcaacttacagttgacgacaatataggacaagtacagggtaaataaatatagctacatcagcagatgaccctgaaataagtatcaagtggcagaagactgctggatttggcgcagttgaagattattaaagtaggaaaaaggataagcacatgagggaagaggaacctgctcgtgagagcttacattctagaggggaggggtagacagacagtggttacacagatggggtacatagagagcgtggaacaaagggttgggatgagatttggctgggtttggtgaagaagtgggttttgagagcccgtttgaagttttgtagagaggtggagaggtagggaattccagagaagtggtgcagcacgtgaaaaatcttggaggtaggagtgggaggaagtaatccgtaggcaggagagtcggcgtgcattagccaagcgaagaggacaggtgggaatgtaaagggagataaggtcagagatgtagatgggagaggagtgggtgagtgctttgtaagcaaGTAtgaaaagcttgaaatggattctgaaagggaagggaagccagtgaaggtcttgtaggagaggagaggtggacgtagtgcgtttggtgaggaaaatgagccaggcagcagcattgaggatagactggagtggagagaggtatttgtcaggaggagattacagtagtccagtctggagatgaccagtgagtggataagggtcttagtagcgtcctgggtgagaaagggtctgatcctggaaatattttttagatgaaaactgcATGATcgtgaggtgctgaatgtgtggtttgaaggagagggaggagtcaaggattactccaagacagcgcacttgggggctagaggagatagtagtgccatcgataatgagattgtaggaggtgaggttatgcgggcgggagggagggagggagggaagatgatcagctcggtcttagaaatgttaagtttaagaaagcgctgggacatccaaacagagatagcagagacagttggagatatgagtgaggagagcaggagagaggtctggagaggaaagacagatttgagtatcatcagcatagagatgatattagaCACAGCTGCAGCAAAAGGAGCAAAGAAGGCCACAACTGCATACGGTTCAGGCCCTATAAAGAGGGATCCCgctcccctcaacagaccccacccccattacagCTGCTTCCCtttatttcctgggctggttttctatcCTAATCCACCTCTGGTAGTACCTGTACTGTAACTATGCTATTATCACTTTTACAATAGTAGGAAGGGGAGCTCTATGGGTTTCCAGCACAGTGTACCCAAGTAGCCAGCAATTCCAGGTCACATATGCACAGAAGGGACCGGTCCTCACCTGCAAAGCAAAAAGTGTCTCGGCATGCCATCGCCAGTCAGCAACGTTCAGCTGCAAACTTTGGGGTGATTAATTTTCTAACCCTGCAACAGAAAGACTCTCCTGCCAGATAGTGATAAATAGACCTTTAACGACTGCACTGGCCCAAGCTGCCACAGGCCACCAGTCACACAGCAGCCAGCAATTGAATGCCTATGGCCAGGGTGTTTGCGCCAATGGTACATCAAATCCAGCCGACAGGATCTGAACAATCTAATCACATCGCACACACATCTAGTAGCGGCATTTCCTCATTACACCCGACTGTCACCCACAATGTGACCGGCCCCGTTATAGCTGTAACACAAGTAACCGATCCCACGCCGCCCGAATTGCTGCCTGTCCTAGCCCATCACTACCGCCCGACAGCGGCACCGCCGGGTGCGCGCTGGATGTGCCGGAGATTACCTTGAAGTGCTGGTCCCGGTAGAGGGTCAGCTCCACGTAGGAGTCGCTCCTCAGTGCTTTCAGCATCTCCGCGATCTCCCCGGATACCGGCAACGGCGTAAACGACAGCACAGCAGATCCTCGCTCACTGCCGTCAGGCACGGCACTTTTGCGACAGATGAGGGCTAATTATAGCAGGACGTAAAGCGACACTTCCGAGGTCAGGCGGAAACGGCGCCGCTTTCTGTACGTGtgtgggggcagcagcagcaccgttaCGAAGACTGATTGAGTGGCAGGGCCAGGTAACCGCGGCGGCCACTGTGTGTAATGTTATATATCGCGCTGTGGCCCCGCACCTCACACGCTCTCTCCTGTCCCCGCAGGCACCGGAGTCCCGCAGATTGCGCAGCCGGCGGAGGGATGGTGCTGATACGGCTGCTCCACCGCCTGCTGAACAACCCTCAGCTGATAGAGAAGCTGTCCGAGTCCCGGCCCATCCGCAGGAGCGCCCAGATCACCGCCTTCGCCATCACCAAGGCCCAGCTGGCCGGCAAGGACACTGTACAGCGCCTGATGCGCTCTGACACCGTGCGGCAGGGGGCGTTCGGGGGCCCCGGGGACATAGCGCGCAGGGTGGCCAGGATCAAGGACTCGTTTGTGAAGGACGTGAGGGTGGGCCTGGAGGACATGAAGTCTCAGATGAGACGGCAGGGGGGCGGCAAGTGACCGGGGGATGGGGGCCACTAACCCTGCACTTACCCCGGTGCCGATCTCCAGCAGCAGCCACAGCATGGCTCTAATGTACAGTACATTAATAAATGCTCTGTTCCACTACTGGTGTCCGCATACAGCCCTGTCTGTGCCCGCCGGGGCCTTCCCTGATACCGGCAGCTGTGTGCAGAGCTCTCGTATTTTCACAGGGGCAAATACAGCACGTCTGCGGGATGGTGGGGTGTGGGGATCCATATGCTTAATTTTAGAGCAAGTGTGCTCAGCCCATGGAAAAGGATGTACTTAGCACTTGTCAGGCTATATTCTGCCTCATGCAGAGTGCAGCGATATGGCTGGCCCACCTgagttgtttttttatttcttcattTCTGGTTGTGCGCTCTATTCCACAGTCCAAGTCTCCTGCATTGCACAGGATGGAGCTTAACCGGGTGCCTGAAGGAGAGGCGGAAGAACCTAGCAGAGGCCCATGACAAATATGTACACATTGGTGTCTCATGTTAGTAATACAGTATTAATCAACACTATAAATGGTCTATCTATAATATA
The Pseudophryne corroboree isolate aPseCor3 chromosome 4, aPseCor3.hap2, whole genome shotgun sequence DNA segment above includes these coding regions:
- the NCBP2AS2 gene encoding protein NCBP2AS2, whose amino-acid sequence is MVLIRLLHRLLNNPQLIEKLSESRPIRRSAQITAFAITKAQLAGKDTVQRLMRSDTVRQGAFGGPGDIARRVARIKDSFVKDVRVGLEDMKSQMRRQGGGK